The Chiroxiphia lanceolata isolate bChiLan1 chromosome 4, bChiLan1.pri, whole genome shotgun sequence genome contains a region encoding:
- the PCDH10 gene encoding protocadherin-10 isoform X2: MIVLFLFALLWMVEGALCQLHYTVQEEQEHGTFVGNIAEDLGLDITKLSARRFQTAPNSRSPYLELNLETGVLYVNEKIDREQICKQSPSCLLHLEVFLENPLELFRVEIEVLDINDNPPSFPEPDLTVEISESATPGTRFPLESAFDPDVGTNSLRTYEITPNSYFSLDVQTQGDGNRFAELVLDQPLDREQQAVHRYVLTAVDGGQPQQRTGTALLTVRVLDSNDNVPAFEQPVYTVSLPENSPPGTLVLQLNATDPDEGQNGEVIYSFSSHISARARELFGIAPRTGRLEVSGELDYEESSVYQVYVQAKDLGPNAVPAHCKVLVRVLDANDNAPEISFSTVKEAVSEAAAPGTVVALFSVSDRDSEENGQVQCELLQGDAPFRLKSSFKNYYTIVTEGPLDREQPGGDAYTLTVVARDRGEPPLSTSKSIQVRVSDVNDNAPRFSQPVYQVYVSENNVPGAYIYAVSATDRDQGANARLAYSILESQIQGMSVFTYVSINSENGFLYALRSFDYEQLKEFSFQVEARDAGEEPQPLAGNATVHIIVVDQNDNAPAIVSPLPGRNGTPAREALPRGAEPGYLVSRVAAVDADDGENARLTYSIARGNEAGLFRMDWRSGELRTARRVPAKRDPQRPYELVIEVRDHGQPPLSSTAAVQIVLVDGAGERPGGGGPGAGTGSGGGGGGGSGEHRPSRSGGDTSLDLTLILIIALGSVSFIFLLAMIVLAVRCQKEKKLNIYTCLASDCCLGCCCCCPCCSRQARARKKKLSKSDIMLVQSSNVPSNPAQVPVEESGSFGSHHHNQNYCYQVCLTPESAKTDLMFLKPCSPSRSTDAEHNPCGAIVTGYADQQPDIISNGSILSSETKHQRAELSYLVDRPRRVNSSAFQEADIVSSKDSGHGDSEQGDSDHDATNRGQSSGMDLFSNCTEECKALGHSDRCWMPSFVPSDGRQAADYRSNLHVPGMDSVPDTEVFETPEAQPGAERSFSTFGKEKALHNSLERKELDGLLSNTRAPYKPPYLTLAISGSQSGL, encoded by the exons ATGATTGTGCTATTCCTCTTTGCCTTGCTCTGGATGGTGGAGGGGGCCCTTTGCCAACTCCATTACACGgtgcaggaagagcaggagcatGGCACGTTCGTGGGGAATATCGCCGAGGACCTGGGCTTGGACATTACAAAACTTTCGGCTCGGCGCTTCCAGACGGCGCCCAACTCCCGCAGCCCTTACCTGGAGCTCAACCTGGAAACCGGGGTGCTCTACGTGAACGAGAAGATCGACCGGGAGCAGATCTGTAAGCAgagcccctcctgcctgctgcaccTGGAGGTCTTCCTGGAGAACCCCCTCGAGCTGTTCCGGGTGGAGATCGAGGTGCTGGACATCAACGACAACCCGCCCTCCTTCCCGGAGCCCGACCTCACCGTGGAGATCTCGGAGAGCGCCACACCGGGCACCCGCTTCCCGCTGGAGAGCGCCTTCGACCCCGACGTGGGCACCAACTCCCTGCGCACCTACGAGATCACTCCCAACAGCTACTTCTCCCTCGACGTGCAGACGCAAGGGGACGGCAACCGCTTCGCCGAGCTGGTGCTGGACCAGCCGCTGGACCGGGAGCAGCAGGCGGTGCACCGCTACGTGCTGACGGCGGTGGACGGCGGGCAGCCCCAGCAGCGCACCGGCACCGCCCTGCTCACCGTCAGGGTGCTGGACTCCAACGACAACGTCCCCGCCTTCGAGCAGCCCGTCTACACTGTGTCGCTGCCGGAGAACTCCCCGCCGGGCACCCTGGTGCTGCAACTCAACGCCACGGACCCCGACGAGGGCCAGAACGGCGAAGTCATCTACTCCTTCAGCAGCCACATCTCGGCCCGCGCCCGGGAGCTCTTCGGCATCGCGCCGCGCACCGGGCGGCTGGAGGTGAGCGGTGAGCTGGACTACGAGGAGAGCAGCGTGTACCAGGTGTACGTGCAAGCCAAGGACCTGGGGCCCAACGCCGTTCCGGCCCACTGCAAGGTGCTGGTGCGGGTGCTGGACGCCAACGATAACGCGCCCGAGATCAGCTTCTCCACTGTCAAGGAGGCGGTGAGCgaggcggcggcgccgggcacCGTGGTGGCCCTTTTCAGCGTCTCGGACCGCGACTCGGAGGAGAACGGGCAGGTGCAGTGCGAGCTGCTGCAGGGCGATGCGCCCTTCCGCCTCAAGAGCTCCTTCAAGAACTACTACACCATCGTCACCGAGGGGCCGCTGGACCGCGAGCAGCCGGGCGGCGACGCCTACACCCTCACGGTGGTGGCCCGGGACCGCGGCGAGCCGCCGCTCAGCACCAGCAAGTCCATCCAGGTGCGGGTGAGCGAcgtgaacgacaacgcgccgcGCTTCAGCCAGCCCGTGTACCAGGTGTACGTGAGCGAGAACAACGTGCCCGGTGCCTACATCTACGCCGTCAGCGCCACCGACCGCGACCAGGGCGCCAACGCCAGGCTCGCCTACTCCATCCTGGAGAGCCAGATCCAGGGCATGTCCGTCTTCACCTACGTCTCCATCAACTCCGAGAACGGCTTCCTCTACGCCCTCCGCTCCTTCGACTACGAGCAGCTCAAGGAGTTCAGCTTCCAAGTGGAGGCCCGGGACGCCGGCGAGGAGCCGCAGCCGCTGGCCGGCAACGCCACCGTCCACATCATCGTGGTGGACCAGAACGACAACGCCCCCGCCATCGTCAGCCCCCTGCCCGGCCGCAATGGCACCCCGGCGCGGGAGGCGCTGCCCCGCGGCGCCGAGCCGGGATACCTGGTGAGCCGAGTGGCGGCGGTGGACGCGGACGACGGGGAGAACGCCCGCCTCACCTACAGCATCGCGCGGGGCAACGAGGCCGGGCTGTTCCGCATGGACTGGCGCTCCGGGGAGCTGCGGACGGCCCGCAGGGTTCCGGCCAAGCGCGACCCGCAGCGCCCCTACGAGCTGGTCATCGAGGTACGCGACCACGGGCAGCCGCCGCTCTCCTCCACCGCCGCCGTCCAGATTGTGCTGGTGGACGGGGCGGGCGAgcggcccggcggcggcggcccgggCGCGGGGACGGGCTcggggggcggtggcggcggcggctctGGAGAGCATCGCCCCAGCCGCTCCGGGGGGGATACCTCGCTTGACCTCACCCTTATCCTCATCATCGCCCTGGGCTCCGTCTCCTTTATCTTCCTGCTGGCCATGATCGTCCTGGCCGTGCGCTGCCAGAAGGAGAAGAAGCTCAATATCTACACTTGCCTGGCCAGCGACTGCTGCttaggctgctgctgctgctgcccttgctGCAGCCGGCAGGCGCGGGCCCGCAAGAAGAAGCTCAGCAAGTCGGACATCATGCTGGTTCAGAGCTCCAACGTGCCCAGTAACCCGGCGCAGGTGCCGGTGGAGGAGTCGGGCAGCTTCGGCTCCCATCACCACAACCAGAACTACTGCTACCAAGTCTGCCTCACCCCTGAGTCCGCCAAGACCGACTTGATGTTCCTcaagccctgcagcccctctcgCAGCACCGACGCCGAGCACAACCCCTGCGGGGCCATCGTCACAGGCTACGCCGACCAGCAGCCCGACATCATCTCCAACGGCAGCATCTTGTCTAGCGAG aCGAAACATCAGCGTGCTGAGCTCAGTTATCTAGTTGACAGACCCCGACGAGTAAACAG TTCTGCATTCCAGGAAGCAGACATAGTAAGCTCTAAGGACAGTGGTCATGGAGACAGTGAGCAAGGAGACAGTGATCATGATGCCACTAATCGAGGTCAATCCTCTG GCATGGATCTCTTCTCCAATTGCACGGAGGAATGTAAAGCACTGGGCCACTCAGATCGGTGCTGGATGCCTTCCTTTGTCCCATCTGATGGACGCCAAGCTGCAGATTACCGCAGCAATCTGCACGTACCTGGCATGGACTCCGTTCCAGACACTGAAGTGTTTGAAACACCAGAAGCCCAGCCGGGGGCAGAAAGGTCCTTCTCCACCTTTGGCAAAGAGAAGGCCCTTCACAACAGTCTGGAGAGGAAGGAGTTGGATGGACTGCTGTCTAATACACGAGCGCCTTACAAACCACCATATTTGA CACTTGCCATCTCTGGATCTCAAAGTGGATTATAA
- the PCDH10 gene encoding protocadherin-10 isoform X3, with protein MIVLFLFALLWMVEGALCQLHYTVQEEQEHGTFVGNIAEDLGLDITKLSARRFQTAPNSRSPYLELNLETGVLYVNEKIDREQICKQSPSCLLHLEVFLENPLELFRVEIEVLDINDNPPSFPEPDLTVEISESATPGTRFPLESAFDPDVGTNSLRTYEITPNSYFSLDVQTQGDGNRFAELVLDQPLDREQQAVHRYVLTAVDGGQPQQRTGTALLTVRVLDSNDNVPAFEQPVYTVSLPENSPPGTLVLQLNATDPDEGQNGEVIYSFSSHISARARELFGIAPRTGRLEVSGELDYEESSVYQVYVQAKDLGPNAVPAHCKVLVRVLDANDNAPEISFSTVKEAVSEAAAPGTVVALFSVSDRDSEENGQVQCELLQGDAPFRLKSSFKNYYTIVTEGPLDREQPGGDAYTLTVVARDRGEPPLSTSKSIQVRVSDVNDNAPRFSQPVYQVYVSENNVPGAYIYAVSATDRDQGANARLAYSILESQIQGMSVFTYVSINSENGFLYALRSFDYEQLKEFSFQVEARDAGEEPQPLAGNATVHIIVVDQNDNAPAIVSPLPGRNGTPAREALPRGAEPGYLVSRVAAVDADDGENARLTYSIARGNEAGLFRMDWRSGELRTARRVPAKRDPQRPYELVIEVRDHGQPPLSSTAAVQIVLVDGAGERPGGGGPGAGTGSGGGGGGGSGEHRPSRSGGDTSLDLTLILIIALGSVSFIFLLAMIVLAVRCQKEKKLNIYTCLASDCCLGCCCCCPCCSRQARARKKKLSKSDIMLVQSSNVPSNPAQVPVEESGSFGSHHHNQNYCYQVCLTPESAKTDLMFLKPCSPSRSTDAEHNPCGAIVTGYADQQPDIISNGSILSSETKHQRAELSYLVDRPRRVNSSAFQEADIVSSKDSGHGDSEQGDSDHDATNRGQSSGMDLFSNCTEECKALGHSDRCWMPSFVPSDGRQAADYRSNLHVPGMDSVPDTEVFETPEAQPGAERSFSTFGKEKALHNSLERKELDGLLSNTRAPYKPPYLTRKRIC; from the exons ATGATTGTGCTATTCCTCTTTGCCTTGCTCTGGATGGTGGAGGGGGCCCTTTGCCAACTCCATTACACGgtgcaggaagagcaggagcatGGCACGTTCGTGGGGAATATCGCCGAGGACCTGGGCTTGGACATTACAAAACTTTCGGCTCGGCGCTTCCAGACGGCGCCCAACTCCCGCAGCCCTTACCTGGAGCTCAACCTGGAAACCGGGGTGCTCTACGTGAACGAGAAGATCGACCGGGAGCAGATCTGTAAGCAgagcccctcctgcctgctgcaccTGGAGGTCTTCCTGGAGAACCCCCTCGAGCTGTTCCGGGTGGAGATCGAGGTGCTGGACATCAACGACAACCCGCCCTCCTTCCCGGAGCCCGACCTCACCGTGGAGATCTCGGAGAGCGCCACACCGGGCACCCGCTTCCCGCTGGAGAGCGCCTTCGACCCCGACGTGGGCACCAACTCCCTGCGCACCTACGAGATCACTCCCAACAGCTACTTCTCCCTCGACGTGCAGACGCAAGGGGACGGCAACCGCTTCGCCGAGCTGGTGCTGGACCAGCCGCTGGACCGGGAGCAGCAGGCGGTGCACCGCTACGTGCTGACGGCGGTGGACGGCGGGCAGCCCCAGCAGCGCACCGGCACCGCCCTGCTCACCGTCAGGGTGCTGGACTCCAACGACAACGTCCCCGCCTTCGAGCAGCCCGTCTACACTGTGTCGCTGCCGGAGAACTCCCCGCCGGGCACCCTGGTGCTGCAACTCAACGCCACGGACCCCGACGAGGGCCAGAACGGCGAAGTCATCTACTCCTTCAGCAGCCACATCTCGGCCCGCGCCCGGGAGCTCTTCGGCATCGCGCCGCGCACCGGGCGGCTGGAGGTGAGCGGTGAGCTGGACTACGAGGAGAGCAGCGTGTACCAGGTGTACGTGCAAGCCAAGGACCTGGGGCCCAACGCCGTTCCGGCCCACTGCAAGGTGCTGGTGCGGGTGCTGGACGCCAACGATAACGCGCCCGAGATCAGCTTCTCCACTGTCAAGGAGGCGGTGAGCgaggcggcggcgccgggcacCGTGGTGGCCCTTTTCAGCGTCTCGGACCGCGACTCGGAGGAGAACGGGCAGGTGCAGTGCGAGCTGCTGCAGGGCGATGCGCCCTTCCGCCTCAAGAGCTCCTTCAAGAACTACTACACCATCGTCACCGAGGGGCCGCTGGACCGCGAGCAGCCGGGCGGCGACGCCTACACCCTCACGGTGGTGGCCCGGGACCGCGGCGAGCCGCCGCTCAGCACCAGCAAGTCCATCCAGGTGCGGGTGAGCGAcgtgaacgacaacgcgccgcGCTTCAGCCAGCCCGTGTACCAGGTGTACGTGAGCGAGAACAACGTGCCCGGTGCCTACATCTACGCCGTCAGCGCCACCGACCGCGACCAGGGCGCCAACGCCAGGCTCGCCTACTCCATCCTGGAGAGCCAGATCCAGGGCATGTCCGTCTTCACCTACGTCTCCATCAACTCCGAGAACGGCTTCCTCTACGCCCTCCGCTCCTTCGACTACGAGCAGCTCAAGGAGTTCAGCTTCCAAGTGGAGGCCCGGGACGCCGGCGAGGAGCCGCAGCCGCTGGCCGGCAACGCCACCGTCCACATCATCGTGGTGGACCAGAACGACAACGCCCCCGCCATCGTCAGCCCCCTGCCCGGCCGCAATGGCACCCCGGCGCGGGAGGCGCTGCCCCGCGGCGCCGAGCCGGGATACCTGGTGAGCCGAGTGGCGGCGGTGGACGCGGACGACGGGGAGAACGCCCGCCTCACCTACAGCATCGCGCGGGGCAACGAGGCCGGGCTGTTCCGCATGGACTGGCGCTCCGGGGAGCTGCGGACGGCCCGCAGGGTTCCGGCCAAGCGCGACCCGCAGCGCCCCTACGAGCTGGTCATCGAGGTACGCGACCACGGGCAGCCGCCGCTCTCCTCCACCGCCGCCGTCCAGATTGTGCTGGTGGACGGGGCGGGCGAgcggcccggcggcggcggcccgggCGCGGGGACGGGCTcggggggcggtggcggcggcggctctGGAGAGCATCGCCCCAGCCGCTCCGGGGGGGATACCTCGCTTGACCTCACCCTTATCCTCATCATCGCCCTGGGCTCCGTCTCCTTTATCTTCCTGCTGGCCATGATCGTCCTGGCCGTGCGCTGCCAGAAGGAGAAGAAGCTCAATATCTACACTTGCCTGGCCAGCGACTGCTGCttaggctgctgctgctgctgcccttgctGCAGCCGGCAGGCGCGGGCCCGCAAGAAGAAGCTCAGCAAGTCGGACATCATGCTGGTTCAGAGCTCCAACGTGCCCAGTAACCCGGCGCAGGTGCCGGTGGAGGAGTCGGGCAGCTTCGGCTCCCATCACCACAACCAGAACTACTGCTACCAAGTCTGCCTCACCCCTGAGTCCGCCAAGACCGACTTGATGTTCCTcaagccctgcagcccctctcgCAGCACCGACGCCGAGCACAACCCCTGCGGGGCCATCGTCACAGGCTACGCCGACCAGCAGCCCGACATCATCTCCAACGGCAGCATCTTGTCTAGCGAG aCGAAACATCAGCGTGCTGAGCTCAGTTATCTAGTTGACAGACCCCGACGAGTAAACAG TTCTGCATTCCAGGAAGCAGACATAGTAAGCTCTAAGGACAGTGGTCATGGAGACAGTGAGCAAGGAGACAGTGATCATGATGCCACTAATCGAGGTCAATCCTCTG GCATGGATCTCTTCTCCAATTGCACGGAGGAATGTAAAGCACTGGGCCACTCAGATCGGTGCTGGATGCCTTCCTTTGTCCCATCTGATGGACGCCAAGCTGCAGATTACCGCAGCAATCTGCACGTACCTGGCATGGACTCCGTTCCAGACACTGAAGTGTTTGAAACACCAGAAGCCCAGCCGGGGGCAGAAAGGTCCTTCTCCACCTTTGGCAAAGAGAAGGCCCTTCACAACAGTCTGGAGAGGAAGGAGTTGGATGGACTGCTGTCTAATACACGAGCGCCTTACAAACCACCATATTTGA CACGGAAAAGGATATGCTAG
- the PCDH10 gene encoding protocadherin-10 isoform X1: MIVLFLFALLWMVEGALCQLHYTVQEEQEHGTFVGNIAEDLGLDITKLSARRFQTAPNSRSPYLELNLETGVLYVNEKIDREQICKQSPSCLLHLEVFLENPLELFRVEIEVLDINDNPPSFPEPDLTVEISESATPGTRFPLESAFDPDVGTNSLRTYEITPNSYFSLDVQTQGDGNRFAELVLDQPLDREQQAVHRYVLTAVDGGQPQQRTGTALLTVRVLDSNDNVPAFEQPVYTVSLPENSPPGTLVLQLNATDPDEGQNGEVIYSFSSHISARARELFGIAPRTGRLEVSGELDYEESSVYQVYVQAKDLGPNAVPAHCKVLVRVLDANDNAPEISFSTVKEAVSEAAAPGTVVALFSVSDRDSEENGQVQCELLQGDAPFRLKSSFKNYYTIVTEGPLDREQPGGDAYTLTVVARDRGEPPLSTSKSIQVRVSDVNDNAPRFSQPVYQVYVSENNVPGAYIYAVSATDRDQGANARLAYSILESQIQGMSVFTYVSINSENGFLYALRSFDYEQLKEFSFQVEARDAGEEPQPLAGNATVHIIVVDQNDNAPAIVSPLPGRNGTPAREALPRGAEPGYLVSRVAAVDADDGENARLTYSIARGNEAGLFRMDWRSGELRTARRVPAKRDPQRPYELVIEVRDHGQPPLSSTAAVQIVLVDGAGERPGGGGPGAGTGSGGGGGGGSGEHRPSRSGGDTSLDLTLILIIALGSVSFIFLLAMIVLAVRCQKEKKLNIYTCLASDCCLGCCCCCPCCSRQARARKKKLSKSDIMLVQSSNVPSNPAQVPVEESGSFGSHHHNQNYCYQVCLTPESAKTDLMFLKPCSPSRSTDAEHNPCGAIVTGYADQQPDIISNGSILSSETKHQRAELSYLVDRPRRVNSSAFQEADIVSSKDSGHGDSEQGDSDHDATNRGQSSGMDLFSNCTEECKALGHSDRCWMPSFVPSDGRQAADYRSNLHVPGMDSVPDTEVFETPEAQPGAERSFSTFGKEKALHNSLERKELDGLLSNTRAPYKPPYLKHGWQQSNPHSTSPSPSPSRVSHPLPGCTATKALAISGSQSGL, from the exons ATGATTGTGCTATTCCTCTTTGCCTTGCTCTGGATGGTGGAGGGGGCCCTTTGCCAACTCCATTACACGgtgcaggaagagcaggagcatGGCACGTTCGTGGGGAATATCGCCGAGGACCTGGGCTTGGACATTACAAAACTTTCGGCTCGGCGCTTCCAGACGGCGCCCAACTCCCGCAGCCCTTACCTGGAGCTCAACCTGGAAACCGGGGTGCTCTACGTGAACGAGAAGATCGACCGGGAGCAGATCTGTAAGCAgagcccctcctgcctgctgcaccTGGAGGTCTTCCTGGAGAACCCCCTCGAGCTGTTCCGGGTGGAGATCGAGGTGCTGGACATCAACGACAACCCGCCCTCCTTCCCGGAGCCCGACCTCACCGTGGAGATCTCGGAGAGCGCCACACCGGGCACCCGCTTCCCGCTGGAGAGCGCCTTCGACCCCGACGTGGGCACCAACTCCCTGCGCACCTACGAGATCACTCCCAACAGCTACTTCTCCCTCGACGTGCAGACGCAAGGGGACGGCAACCGCTTCGCCGAGCTGGTGCTGGACCAGCCGCTGGACCGGGAGCAGCAGGCGGTGCACCGCTACGTGCTGACGGCGGTGGACGGCGGGCAGCCCCAGCAGCGCACCGGCACCGCCCTGCTCACCGTCAGGGTGCTGGACTCCAACGACAACGTCCCCGCCTTCGAGCAGCCCGTCTACACTGTGTCGCTGCCGGAGAACTCCCCGCCGGGCACCCTGGTGCTGCAACTCAACGCCACGGACCCCGACGAGGGCCAGAACGGCGAAGTCATCTACTCCTTCAGCAGCCACATCTCGGCCCGCGCCCGGGAGCTCTTCGGCATCGCGCCGCGCACCGGGCGGCTGGAGGTGAGCGGTGAGCTGGACTACGAGGAGAGCAGCGTGTACCAGGTGTACGTGCAAGCCAAGGACCTGGGGCCCAACGCCGTTCCGGCCCACTGCAAGGTGCTGGTGCGGGTGCTGGACGCCAACGATAACGCGCCCGAGATCAGCTTCTCCACTGTCAAGGAGGCGGTGAGCgaggcggcggcgccgggcacCGTGGTGGCCCTTTTCAGCGTCTCGGACCGCGACTCGGAGGAGAACGGGCAGGTGCAGTGCGAGCTGCTGCAGGGCGATGCGCCCTTCCGCCTCAAGAGCTCCTTCAAGAACTACTACACCATCGTCACCGAGGGGCCGCTGGACCGCGAGCAGCCGGGCGGCGACGCCTACACCCTCACGGTGGTGGCCCGGGACCGCGGCGAGCCGCCGCTCAGCACCAGCAAGTCCATCCAGGTGCGGGTGAGCGAcgtgaacgacaacgcgccgcGCTTCAGCCAGCCCGTGTACCAGGTGTACGTGAGCGAGAACAACGTGCCCGGTGCCTACATCTACGCCGTCAGCGCCACCGACCGCGACCAGGGCGCCAACGCCAGGCTCGCCTACTCCATCCTGGAGAGCCAGATCCAGGGCATGTCCGTCTTCACCTACGTCTCCATCAACTCCGAGAACGGCTTCCTCTACGCCCTCCGCTCCTTCGACTACGAGCAGCTCAAGGAGTTCAGCTTCCAAGTGGAGGCCCGGGACGCCGGCGAGGAGCCGCAGCCGCTGGCCGGCAACGCCACCGTCCACATCATCGTGGTGGACCAGAACGACAACGCCCCCGCCATCGTCAGCCCCCTGCCCGGCCGCAATGGCACCCCGGCGCGGGAGGCGCTGCCCCGCGGCGCCGAGCCGGGATACCTGGTGAGCCGAGTGGCGGCGGTGGACGCGGACGACGGGGAGAACGCCCGCCTCACCTACAGCATCGCGCGGGGCAACGAGGCCGGGCTGTTCCGCATGGACTGGCGCTCCGGGGAGCTGCGGACGGCCCGCAGGGTTCCGGCCAAGCGCGACCCGCAGCGCCCCTACGAGCTGGTCATCGAGGTACGCGACCACGGGCAGCCGCCGCTCTCCTCCACCGCCGCCGTCCAGATTGTGCTGGTGGACGGGGCGGGCGAgcggcccggcggcggcggcccgggCGCGGGGACGGGCTcggggggcggtggcggcggcggctctGGAGAGCATCGCCCCAGCCGCTCCGGGGGGGATACCTCGCTTGACCTCACCCTTATCCTCATCATCGCCCTGGGCTCCGTCTCCTTTATCTTCCTGCTGGCCATGATCGTCCTGGCCGTGCGCTGCCAGAAGGAGAAGAAGCTCAATATCTACACTTGCCTGGCCAGCGACTGCTGCttaggctgctgctgctgctgcccttgctGCAGCCGGCAGGCGCGGGCCCGCAAGAAGAAGCTCAGCAAGTCGGACATCATGCTGGTTCAGAGCTCCAACGTGCCCAGTAACCCGGCGCAGGTGCCGGTGGAGGAGTCGGGCAGCTTCGGCTCCCATCACCACAACCAGAACTACTGCTACCAAGTCTGCCTCACCCCTGAGTCCGCCAAGACCGACTTGATGTTCCTcaagccctgcagcccctctcgCAGCACCGACGCCGAGCACAACCCCTGCGGGGCCATCGTCACAGGCTACGCCGACCAGCAGCCCGACATCATCTCCAACGGCAGCATCTTGTCTAGCGAG aCGAAACATCAGCGTGCTGAGCTCAGTTATCTAGTTGACAGACCCCGACGAGTAAACAG TTCTGCATTCCAGGAAGCAGACATAGTAAGCTCTAAGGACAGTGGTCATGGAGACAGTGAGCAAGGAGACAGTGATCATGATGCCACTAATCGAGGTCAATCCTCTG GCATGGATCTCTTCTCCAATTGCACGGAGGAATGTAAAGCACTGGGCCACTCAGATCGGTGCTGGATGCCTTCCTTTGTCCCATCTGATGGACGCCAAGCTGCAGATTACCGCAGCAATCTGCACGTACCTGGCATGGACTCCGTTCCAGACACTGAAGTGTTTGAAACACCAGAAGCCCAGCCGGGGGCAGAAAGGTCCTTCTCCACCTTTGGCAAAGAGAAGGCCCTTCACAACAGTCTGGAGAGGAAGGAGTTGGATGGACTGCTGTCTAATACACGAGCGCCTTACAAACCACCATATTTGA AACATGGGTGGCAGCAGAGTAATCCCCACTCTacatcccccagccccagccccagccgTGTGTCTCACCCTTTACCTGGATGCACCGCTACGAAGG CACTTGCCATCTCTGGATCTCAAAGTGGATTATAA